In Crinalium epipsammum PCC 9333, the genomic window GATAATTGGGCTAGGCAATAATTCGGGGAAAGAAGCTAGCCTTAGTAAAGCAGATTCACTTAATAAATCAACATCTTCTTCATCAGAAACTAATGTATCATTTGGATCAAAAGAATCATTAGAACTTTCGTCAAATCTTTCTTGTTCACAATCTTCTAAAATATCTTGCTCAGAAAAATTAGCCTCTACCATCAGGTAGACTGCTTTTGCATCTTTACCAAAAACAATAACATCTCTATGTTTTAAAGATTGTGACGAGACTAATTTCCCGTTGATAAAAATGCCGTTTCTGCTAGTTTCCCCCTGCAAATTACCATCAATGATTTTAAATACAAAACTGTTGTTTTTTGTATCTGTTACACGCAATAAAGTTGCATGATACCGAGAAACTATGGGAGAATAAATAATAATTGAATTTCTTAAGTCACGACCAAGTGAATATATACTATCTTCAAGGTTTATAAGTCTTTTGCCTTTAGTATCTTCAACTACTAAAACTACTTTTAATTCTTGCGGGTTAAAATTATTGGATAACTGATTCATAGTAGACACAAGGTTAATAATGTATGATGCAACCGATACAAGCGGTAATTAGGCTAGGAAATGGGTTAAAATAATCAATTGTCTATTCGTAATAGGCTAATAATTTTAGCATTGCTACTTAAGACTTAGTAAAAACTGGGTGAATTGTGGCAACTTGATTAGTTAGCTAGTGTTAAATTTCATCTTTAGGAAGAAATAAAAACTTAATGAACAATTAGTTAAATTGTTTTGCCCAAACATTAACGTAAATAAAGCAACTAAAAAAGTTGTTTTGTTATTAAATTTAACAGAATATAATAAATCTTTATGTTGTTGAGGCACAAGTAGCAGTTACTTTAGCTTAATTGTAGGTTTTAAGGGGATCAACGATGGAAATAGCACAAACCTAGCTATGTCTAGTTATATTATGTAAATTAGCACAAAAATCCTGAAAGTAATAAGCTAAGGCGCAAAGAAACTTGTACATTTTTAATTGAGAGAAAAGTTATCAAACTTTATAACCCTCTGGACTCTCTCCTATCCTCCTAAAACATAAAATGCGCGAAACACAACAGCTTATAACGACTATGCAGCAACAAACACTGACAGTGCAAGCAGCACAAAAACTTTTGAAAAATTATGACTGCATGAGCAGCAAAACAGTTGATTCCGAAGCAGAAAAAGCTTTACTTCGTCAAGCTTTACTGCTTTTAACTGAGCATTCTGATTATCAAATTTTAGGGATTTGCGCGGATACAGCTTATCAAGGGATAGCCACTCTCAAAAGCTATTTAGAAGCTTTCGGCTATGAAGAAAACCTGAATTTACCCTTGCTGGAAGGTACTGTTTATATAAAATTTAATCTCAAAAATGGCTCATCTTATATTAATTCATACGAAGGTAGCCATCGGGGTGTTTTAGTATCGTGCCAATCTCTATATGAAGGAGGGATTAACGAAATGTATGGTCATTTACCATTAGATTTGTTTATGGATGTATCCTAGAATAAAAAGTTATCAGTGGTGAAATTCTTTAATTTTTAGTGTCATTAGGGTATTCCTATATTCGATTTTTACTGATTCAAGGGACGCAGTGTTGCAGCAAACACCCACTGCCCTTGATTTTCTTCAGCAAGAATAAAATGCTCGGCATCAATTTCACTACCATCCTTTTTGACTGCTTTAAGTTGTAGTGGATGGCTGAGAATTGTGGGGTTTCCAGTCATGACAAAGCGGGAAAAGCCTAAATTGTGTGAATCATGAAAGCTATTGGGAATTACGGCTGCCAGAGTTTGACCGATGATTTCCTCATTTTTCCAGCCAAATACTTGTCTAAAAGGTTCGTTAACGTAAACAATGAATCCCTGCTCATCTGTCATTAACACAGGTAATTCCGTTTCGCGCTTCATGTCTTCAATTGTTTTCATTACGAGTAGACTTGTAAATGGTAAACTATACATCTTTATTTATAATTCTTTTCTGTTCCAGGCAAGAAAGGTTATACAACGTAGCTCAATATTTTAAGATCAGGGCATGATCAATCCTAGTCCGCGTCCTCAAATCCCTTCTTGTACATGGAATCGTCCCATCAATCTTGGTTGGGACAAACCTTATACTGTTCGTTACCCTAGCAATTTAGATGATGGCCCTTGGCACGGTATGCCGTTGGGTGGTTTTGGTGCTGGTTGTCTTGGTCGTTCCTCGCGGGGCGATTTCAACTTATGGCATATTGATGGCGGAGAGCATACTTTCAAAAGTCTCCCTGCTTGCCAATTTAGTGTTTTTGAACAAGCTGGAAATTCAGCACCACAAGCTTATGCTATGTGTACTGAACCGCCTGAAGATGGCACTTTATCTACATGGCAGTGGTATCCCAAGACAGGTAAGGGAACAGAAAGCAGTGGCACATACCATGCGCTATATCCCCGCAGTTGGTTTGTTTATGATGGAGTATTTCAAGCGCAGTTAACTTGTGAACAATTTTCCCCAATTTGGGCGGATAACTATCAAGAAAGTAGCTATCCCGTAGGTGTTTTTGAGTGGACGGCGCATAACCCTACAGATCAGCCGATTACTCTAAGTATTATGCTTACCTGGCAGAATTCTGTTGGTTGGTTTACTAATGCGATTAAAACACCCCAGGTAAAAGTCCGAGATGATGGCAGTCCAGTGTATGAATATCAACCACGTTGGAAAGATAGTACTGGCAACTTAAATCAATGGATTGTGGATCACTTTCGGGCAGGGTGTTTGCTCGATCGCGTCAGGATTCATGATGAAGTTCAGGAAGGTGAGGGACAATGGGCGATCGCAACTATTACAAACCCTAGTGTCGAAGTCTTCTACCATACCCGTTGGAACCCTGCTGGAAGCGGTGAGGAAATTTGGGATAACTTCGCTTTTGATGGTTCATTGCGGGATAAAGAAGATGAAACACCTGCTGATCCAGGTGAACAAATAGCCGCAGCAATGACTATTCGCTTCACTGTCCGCCCTGGTAGAACCCGCAAAATTCCCTTTGTTCTAGCTTGGGATTTTCCAGTTACAGAGTTTGCCACTGGCGTTAATTATTATCGTCGCTATACAGATTTTTTTGGTCGTACTGGAAACAATGCTTGGTCAATTGTTCGTACTGCTCTTAAACATGATGATACCTGGAAAGAGCAAATTCAATCTTGGCAAGAGTTAACTTTAAAAAATGCTAACTTGCCTGACTGGTTTAAGATGGCGCTATTTAATGAGCTATATATCTTAGCTGATGGTGGCACTCTTTGGACTGCTGCATCGGAAACTGACGGCATCGGTCAATTTGGCGTTTTAGAATGTTTAGATTACCGATGGTATGAAAGTTTAGATGTTCGATTATATGGGTCTTTTGCTTTAGCAATGCTTTGGCCCAAGTTAGATAAGGCAGTTCTAGAAGCTTATGCTAGGGCAATTCCTACTAGCGATAATACTCCTCGGATTATTGGATACAACCAAGCATCCGCTATTCGCAAAGCTGCTAATGCTACACCCCATGATTTAGGCGCACCTAATGAGCATCCTTGGGAGAAAACAAATTACACTAGCTACCAAGATTGCAATTTATGGAAAGATTTAGGTTCTGACTTTGTATTGCAAGTTTATCGAGATTATCTATTAACGGGCGCTACGGATATAGAATTTTTAAGCGAGTGTTGGTCTGCAATTGTCAAAACTTTAGCTTATTTAAAAGAGTTTGACTTAGACGGCGATGGTATTCCCGAAAATTCTGGCGCACCAGATCAAACATTTGATGATTGGAGATTGCAAGGAGTTAGTGCTTATTGTGGCGGGTTGTGGTTAGCCGCGTTAGAAGCTGCGATCGCAATTGGGGAGATTTTAATTAATCATGGTGTCGAATTAGAAGATGGTGATTTTGAGAGTGCGATCGCTACCTATAAATCTTGGCTAGAACAATCCAAACCTCTCTATCAAGAAAAACTTTGGAACGGTCAATATTACCAACTTGATAGCGAAAGTGGTTCAAATGTGGTAATGGCGGATCAACTTTGCGGTCAATTTTATGCTCGGTTATTAAATCTACCCGATATCGTGCCGAATGATTGCGTTGAATCTGCGTTAAAAACTGTCTACGATTCCTGCTTCTTAAAATTCAATCAAAAGCTATCACAACATAGTGAAAGTTTAACCCCAACTTTCATTGGTGCAGCAAATGGTGTTTTAGCTGATGGTTCCCCAGAAAATCCTCAAGCTACCCATCCTTTAGAAGTTTGGACTGGGATTAACTTTGGGTTAGCAGCCTTTATGATTCAGATGGGCATGAAAGATGAAGCCTTCCAGCTAACAGAAGCAGTTGTGCAGCAAATCTACAATAACGGGTTACAATTTCGCACACCAGAAGCCATCACTGCTGCTGGAACATTTCGCGCTTCTCACTACCTCCGTGCAATGGCAATTTGGGCAATTTACTTGATGATTAAGTAATTTTTAACTCAATTTACTAAACTTAAAGCTCGTGGTAAATTACGCCTCGCCACGAGCCTTAATTCTGAATTGTGGAATTAAATTTTTATTCAATAGACCTCTTGTATAAATATCTCTAACCCCACCATTGGCAAGGGGAGGGAGCTAGTTTCCCCCTTAACAAAGGGGGGGGTTTGACTTTTGTTCATTGGTCTAATAAGTTTATTTGCTCTGAGAATTTGGCAGAGGTACTACTTGTTGATTTTTGGGATCATTAGCAGGATTAGAAGTTTTTGACGGATCACTATTAGGACTTTGCTGCATACGTTGCAAACGTAATTCCGCCTCAGCAATTTGCTTTTGTAATAATTGTAATTGAGCTTGAGAAATTTGCTTTTGCGTATCTAATACTTCAGTTTCAGACCGCAACTTAGCCATTCTAGCTATATGAGAATCTGTTCGTCCTGGTTGATAAATTAAACCCAAAAATACAGTAACATTATTTGAATCCAGAGTATTGACGGCTGCTGATAAATTTAATCCAAAATCATTCTCTGTATTTACAGGTGTGTGTATAGGAGTATTTAAAGGATAAATATTGGGAAAATTGATTTCATTGCGGTTTTGTGCATTTTGCTGAGGCGATATTTGATTAATTACGTTAGCGTCTGAATTAGTACCTATAGTAGAGTTGGGTGTATTAGTTTGAGTGGCAGTTTGAGCGACAACAAAATTAAGCAAGTAAGTTTCTGTAAAACAAAAAAAGCAGGAAGTTAACCCAAATATTGTTGCAACTTTATTTGACATAATTATTCGTTTTTTAAACTGAGTATTTTTAGTTTTCTTATTTTAAACCAAACTTTATGATTGAGCGCCAGCAAATATATGTTAATATGTATTTCTTTAATTATTTTAATTTAAGTTTACAATTAATTTTTATTAATTTATTAAAAACAACGAAGTATTGCTAAACTTCGTTGATAAATATGGGATTTACGAACAGACGAAAAACCTCCTATGGTACAGTTTTAATAGTTGAAATTGTCCGCAGGATTATAGACATCAATTCCTACATTTGATTTCACAGAAACAGTTGATCCACTAACACCAGTGCCGTTGTCGCTGCCACCCTCTATCCGATGCCGGACTTCTCGCCGTTGAGTAACTCGACCCCTACCGCCTTCGTTACCTTGAACCCCTGTCGTTACGCTAGCGTTTCCGCTACAAGGTTTCTGACTTTGCATATCTACATTATTGCTACGGTCAGTAGGCAGTTTAGAACCGCTAATGTTGTATTGCACTGAAACATCAGCCTGCACACACTGCGCCGATGCTGAATCAGTTAAAGAAGATAGAATCAATAAAACGGAACAAGATAACCAGCCAACAGCCAATAACGGAAATTTCATAAATTAGCTCCTGAGATTCAAAAAACATTAGCGACAGCCATTGGTAGAGATGCTACTTTGGACAACAATTTCGCCAGAATTGTTAGTTTGACTAATTTGTTGACTATTGTGGCTACCATCTCCTCTACAATTGAGTCTTTGAGTGCTTTGTACCCGCGATGACGAGCTTTTGGGAACTTTATCGACAACGATTGTATTTGTAGAGGTATTTGGAGAAGTACGAATAACTGTTCTAGTTTGCCTACAATTGGCGCGACGAGATCGAGTACGCCTTGAACAATTGCGGAGTTTCTGATTTTGAGGGGTATTAACTCGAAATTGTTTGTTTGAGTCAATATTTACCCTAACTTGCCCGGATTCTACAGAGATAACATTATCTACAGATGTATTAATGACATCGCCAACTTCAACATAAATGTCGCCAGCTTGCGCTGTCATTGGTAATGAAAAAAGCAATGCCACAGTTACTAAGGTGAACTTTCCGATTAGCATAGAGGTTTCCCTCACTACGAGATAATAAAAAGGTGGGAGAAGTTATTTCGCTTTTGGTATTGAAGCGATCGCACCAAACTTCCCCCTAAAATCTGACCAAATTCATCAACATTTATAGCCTTTATAAGTTGCAATCATTGCTTTGATCAAATCAACATGAATGATTCATTCAACTACGGCTAACGACGGGGGCGGCGACCATTTTCAATGGTGGTTTGATCGACGTTTTGAGTGGTGTCATTTCCGCTCCCCAAAACATCAGTATTTTGACGGGAACGTTGCACATGACCTGAATCTCCCGTTCCTCTCCTGTTGTTTTGGACATGAGTTTGATTAGCATTTTGCTCGGTATAGTTGTTATTACCTGTGACAACAGATTCTTGGCCAGCATCTTGGATTACTACTTTATCGCTAGCTTGTGCACGAATAGGTAAAGAAATTGTAGCGATTGTTGCAATTGACAGAAGACCGATTGTCCAAATTTTGCTATTCATATCTAGTTGCTCTTTGAGTTTGTTATGAGTGTCTATATTTCTATAGGGAGCATTCCAGATTTTTATGCAGAACTTGGGGAACATTTTTGATGTTCAGGGAACAAAAATTTTCAAATTGAAGTCAGGACACAGGATTGAGGACTCAAAATCAGCTTTGGTAAGCTATCTCCTCAAATAACCTTGCATACTTAGTTGTTGATGTAAGTAGCTTCCACTGTTCTGCCTTCTGCCTTACCTTCATAAACTAGAAGTGAAACAGCCGATCAGTCGGAGAATCAGCAATTTATCAGCGTTTCTTCTTGAAAATTTCAATGACACGCACTTAAATTTCTTGCAGCTTGAGGATGACTTAGCAAATAATCCTCTAACCAGGTACAACCCTGCGCCAGTAAACTATCTATATCTAAATTCCAGATCATCACACTTCCATTACTACTACCAGCAACAAGTGTTTGTTTGGTGGGGCTGAATTTAATACTGGTAAGTTCAGAGCCATAGTCAATACTAAACATGAGTGTGCAATTGCGATCGCGCAGCGACTCCGTAGGAGTATCGCACTTCCATAAATTCACAGTCCCATCGCTACCACTGGATGCGAGAACTTTACTATCAGCGCTAAAACTTACACTTGTTACCCTACTTTTATGTCCAGTTAAACTAGCAATTAAACGACCATCAATTTGCCAAACATTTACCTGACCACCAACATCGCTAACCGCAAATTTGTTTCCATCAGGGCTAAAACTAATTTGAGTTATTGCACCATTATTGGGGGTTAAAGTTTTAATTAGAGTACCGTTTTGTGTCCCAAGGTTAATTACTCCATCACTATTTCCAGAAACAATAATTTTACCATCAGGGCTAAAACTAATACTGGTGATAGTAGTATTGTCCCTTCTCTGTTGAAGGCTAGGGTTATTTGCTACGGTATCTAAGTTAATAGTTCTAATTAAAGTACCGTCATAGTGCCAGAGTTTAATAATATTATTGCTCCCTCCACCAGCTATAATCCCATTAGGGCTAATACTAAGACTATTAATATCACTATTAGATTGAGCTAAATTTCTACTTGTACCATCTTCTTTAAAAACCTTAATTAGAGAATCGTTAATTACAGCTACAACATTTTTGCTATCAGGGCTAAAACTTAAATTTGTGGCTAAAGCCTCTATCAGAGGTATGGTTTTAATCAAAGTGCCATCAGGTTTCCAAATTTTAATAGTTTGATCAAAACTAGCAGTAGCAATTTTACCATCAGAACTAATATTAACGCTTGGTACTAATTTTTGATGTGCTTGAATTTGATTTGGTGGTAATTGCAGTTTCCATAGTCTAACAGATCGATCTAAACTAGCAGAGGCAATAGTTTTCCCATCTGGACTAAACCGCACATTCCAAATTGAATCACTATGTCCTTTTAAAGTTTTAATCAACTTGCCATTTACTTCCCAAAGTTTAATAGTTGTGTCAGCACTTCCAGAAGCTATCATTTTGCCATTTGGGCTAAAAGCCACACTATTAACTTCATTCTGATGTCCTGTTAATGTTGTAATTAACTTGCCGTCTAATTGCCACAAATTAACTGTATTATCCTTACTGCCAGAAGCAATAATTTTCCCATTGGGACTAAAATTAACTGTATAGACTGAACCTTGATGTCCCGTTAAAGTTTTGATTAAACTGCCGTCTAATTTCCACAGTTTAATTGTACCGTCGTTACTGCCAGAAGCAATAATTTTCCCATTGGGGCTGAAATTAACTGTATATACTGAACCTTGATGTCCCGTTAGAGTTTTTATTAAACTTCCATTAACATTCCACAGTTTAACTTTACCATCTCTACCAGCAGTAGCAATGATTTTTCCATCTGGGCTAAAACTTAGAGTATATATAGTATTATCCTTAAAAATTTTAAGAGATTTACCCTCTAAAGTCCAAATTTTGATTGTACCGTTATCACTTCCAGCAGCGATTATTTTACCATCAGGGCTAAAACTAACGCCGTAAACTTTACCACCCTGATTTAAAGTTTTAATAAATACGCCATTGCGTTGCCAGATTTTGATTGTACCGTCATCGCTTCCAGATGCAATGATTTGATTGTCAGGACTAAAATCAACGACTCTGACGGCATTTTTATGTCCTTTTAACTGATTTTCTTCACTGATATTGTTAAGAATATTAACTAAAGCAGAAACAGGGCTATTTGTGGGATAATTTGCTACATCACGCTGATTATTGCTCAATTCTTTTAAATCTTGCCCTGCTTTAATAGCTAAAATTAACCCTTCAATTTGCTGAGATTCAAATTCTTGTAAAGCTTTTACACCAGATTTTTCTAATATAGTTGTTTCTTGAGCAGTTTTAATTTGTTTTTGAGCATATATACTCGCTATTAATGGTAAAATAACAGCAATTAATGAGGTAAAACTCAGGATGATTATTCCTTTCCGGATTATTTGTTTAGCTTGCTGGTTAGCCTGAGTTAAAATTTGATTCTTTTGCCGATCTTGTTCGGCTTGACTAGCAGCTAAAAATTGATAATCTTCATCGCTAAGACGTTTATTTCCTGCCCATGATAAAGCATCTGTTAATGATTGTCCTTGCAATAGCGAAGCAGTGCCGCGCTGAGTTTTCAACCACTTATTAATAGAGTCACTATAGGGACGAAGATTATATAATTGTTGGTTAATCCAGTGGTGGTTAAATACTTGTGCGTAAATGGGATTATAAACTTGTAAAAAATGATTTTTTCGGACAATTAAACCAGATAATCTTAATTGTATTTCTTCATCATCTGAAGATTCAACTAAGCCTGCGTAGGCAGGCTTAGTTTGTATAGCCGCACCCTTCAGGGTGTCGGTATTAAACACAACAGATTGATTTAAAATTTGCTGATATAATCCTAAAATACGGATAGCTTGAGTTTCGTCTGCTAGGATGCGATCGCGTATTGTTCTTAAATGTTCTGGTTCATCCTGAGATTCCCAGTTTTCGATCAGATATTTCTCAATTATTGGCTGTATATCAGTTATATTAGCCTCGGCATATTGTACAATTATATTACATACCTTTTGCGTTAAAAACGGTTGTCCTCCCGTCCAAGATAAAATTTGTTGTAAAACTTCTTCGGGATAATTTAAACAAGCTTGTAAACCAGGAATTAAAGCGTCTTTAGCTTCTGCAAAAGTAAATCCTGTTAACTTTATTGAGCGACCAATATTAAACGGTGTGCGTTTGGAATCTTGGATTAAATCTGCTGGTGACGCGACACCTAGTAAACAAAAAGTTAAACGATTAAAATCAGCGTTTTCTGCCCGTTGATTATAACAAGCACGAATTAATGCAAAAAAGTCATCTTTAAATTCAATTTCAATTAAACTGTCAATTTCATCTAAAAAAATTATAATATTTTTGGATATTTGTTCTAAAACTACTGATTTGATTAAATAATATAATCGTTGTGGCTCAGTTAAATAATCGTGTTGTTGCCACCATTGATTAAAATTTAATTCCAGATCTAATTCTAAACTATCTAATAACTGATAACTTATACCTTTATACCAGTTATCCGAACTGACATGACTGCCAATCATGGTTAAGTCAATAAAAGCACATTTAAAGCCTGAAGAACGCAAAATTTTTCCGGTTCTCACCCTTAAGCTGGATTTCCCCATTTGGCGACTGT contains:
- a CDS encoding DUF1824 family protein, producing MTTMQQQTLTVQAAQKLLKNYDCMSSKTVDSEAEKALLRQALLLLTEHSDYQILGICADTAYQGIATLKSYLEAFGYEENLNLPLLEGTVYIKFNLKNGSSYINSYEGSHRGVLVSCQSLYEGGINEMYGHLPLDLFMDVS
- a CDS encoding PAS domain S-box protein, encoding MKTIEDMKRETELPVLMTDEQGFIVYVNEPFRQVFGWKNEEIIGQTLAAVIPNSFHDSHNLGFSRFVMTGNPTILSHPLQLKAVKKDGSEIDAEHFILAEENQGQWVFAATLRPLNQ
- a CDS encoding GH116 family glycosyl hydrolase; translation: MINPSPRPQIPSCTWNRPINLGWDKPYTVRYPSNLDDGPWHGMPLGGFGAGCLGRSSRGDFNLWHIDGGEHTFKSLPACQFSVFEQAGNSAPQAYAMCTEPPEDGTLSTWQWYPKTGKGTESSGTYHALYPRSWFVYDGVFQAQLTCEQFSPIWADNYQESSYPVGVFEWTAHNPTDQPITLSIMLTWQNSVGWFTNAIKTPQVKVRDDGSPVYEYQPRWKDSTGNLNQWIVDHFRAGCLLDRVRIHDEVQEGEGQWAIATITNPSVEVFYHTRWNPAGSGEEIWDNFAFDGSLRDKEDETPADPGEQIAAAMTIRFTVRPGRTRKIPFVLAWDFPVTEFATGVNYYRRYTDFFGRTGNNAWSIVRTALKHDDTWKEQIQSWQELTLKNANLPDWFKMALFNELYILADGGTLWTAASETDGIGQFGVLECLDYRWYESLDVRLYGSFALAMLWPKLDKAVLEAYARAIPTSDNTPRIIGYNQASAIRKAANATPHDLGAPNEHPWEKTNYTSYQDCNLWKDLGSDFVLQVYRDYLLTGATDIEFLSECWSAIVKTLAYLKEFDLDGDGIPENSGAPDQTFDDWRLQGVSAYCGGLWLAALEAAIAIGEILINHGVELEDGDFESAIATYKSWLEQSKPLYQEKLWNGQYYQLDSESGSNVVMADQLCGQFYARLLNLPDIVPNDCVESALKTVYDSCFLKFNQKLSQHSESLTPTFIGAANGVLADGSPENPQATHPLEVWTGINFGLAAFMIQMGMKDEAFQLTEAVVQQIYNNGLQFRTPEAITAAGTFRASHYLRAMAIWAIYLMIK
- a CDS encoding WD40 domain-containing protein, producing MSASNYYKVGGSLNHNHHTYVTREADIKLLELLKSGEYCFILNSRQMGKSSLRVRTGKILRSSGFKCAFIDLTMIGSHVSSDNWYKGISYQLLDSLELDLELNFNQWWQQHDYLTEPQRLYYLIKSVVLEQISKNIIIFLDEIDSLIEIEFKDDFFALIRACYNQRAENADFNRLTFCLLGVASPADLIQDSKRTPFNIGRSIKLTGFTFAEAKDALIPGLQACLNYPEEVLQQILSWTGGQPFLTQKVCNIIVQYAEANITDIQPIIEKYLIENWESQDEPEHLRTIRDRILADETQAIRILGLYQQILNQSVVFNTDTLKGAAIQTKPAYAGLVESSDDEEIQLRLSGLIVRKNHFLQVYNPIYAQVFNHHWINQQLYNLRPYSDSINKWLKTQRGTASLLQGQSLTDALSWAGNKRLSDEDYQFLAASQAEQDRQKNQILTQANQQAKQIIRKGIIILSFTSLIAVILPLIASIYAQKQIKTAQETTILEKSGVKALQEFESQQIEGLILAIKAGQDLKELSNNQRDVANYPTNSPVSALVNILNNISEENQLKGHKNAVRVVDFSPDNQIIASGSDDGTIKIWQRNGVFIKTLNQGGKVYGVSFSPDGKIIAAGSDNGTIKIWTLEGKSLKIFKDNTIYTLSFSPDGKIIATAGRDGKVKLWNVNGSLIKTLTGHQGSVYTVNFSPNGKIIASGSNDGTIKLWKLDGSLIKTLTGHQGSVYTVNFSPNGKIIASGSKDNTVNLWQLDGKLITTLTGHQNEVNSVAFSPNGKMIASGSADTTIKLWEVNGKLIKTLKGHSDSIWNVRFSPDGKTIASASLDRSVRLWKLQLPPNQIQAHQKLVPSVNISSDGKIATASFDQTIKIWKPDGTLIKTIPLIEALATNLSFSPDSKNVVAVINDSLIKVFKEDGTSRNLAQSNSDINSLSISPNGIIAGGGSNNIIKLWHYDGTLIRTINLDTVANNPSLQQRRDNTTITSISFSPDGKIIVSGNSDGVINLGTQNGTLIKTLTPNNGAITQISFSPDGNKFAVSDVGGQVNVWQIDGRLIASLTGHKSRVTSVSFSADSKVLASSGSDGTVNLWKCDTPTESLRDRNCTLMFSIDYGSELTSIKFSPTKQTLVAGSSNGSVMIWNLDIDSLLAQGCTWLEDYLLSHPQAARNLSACH